The nucleotide window GGATCTCCGGCGAGGACGTTTTGCTCCTTGAGGTCCAGATACAGGTCCGCCACTCGAAGCGTTCCGTCGGAGCCGGTGGTCCCTTGATGAAGCAGGGCCTGAATTCGAGCCATGAGGACAGGCGGTTTGATGGGTTTGACGATATAATCGTCGGCGCCGATTTCCAAAACCCGAAGCCTGTCTTCCTCGCTGTCACGGGCGGTCACCATGATGATGGGAATCTGGGCATAGGTAACCTTGGCCTTGAGGTAACGTAACAGTTCGACTCCCGACACGCCGGGCATGACCCAATCCAGGAGGATGATGTCGGGGCGTTCCTCCTCGATCATGAGCCGGGCCTGTTCGGCGTTGTCGGCCATGACGCACTGGTATCCCCCCCGATCCAGCAGCTCCATCATCAATTCACGAAAATCGGGAATATCATCCACGACAAGAATTTTTTTTGTTGCCTTTTCTGGATGTTCCATATTTTCTGTTTTCTCCGGCGACTGAATCGGGTCCTGTTGCCTTCTCCCACCCCGGGGTGCGATGGAATTTCCACGAAGGGTGGGTCATTTTGGGAAATTAAAACTCCACACCCTTGCACGCCTTGATGCCGGCATGGAAGGCGTGTTTGATTTCACCCATCTCCGTGACCGTATCGGCAGCGTCCATGATGGCCTTGGAGGCATTGCGCCCTGTCAGGATCAGGTGCAACGATTTGGGTCGTTCTTCCTGGATGAAATGAACGACCTCGGCGTCGGTCAGCCAACCGAAGCCAAGGGCCATGTTGATTTCATCGAAGACGACCAGATCGAACGTTCCGGAAAGGGCTTTTTCGCGACAGAATTCCCAGATTTCCCGGCTTTTTTTTCGATCGCCCTCCGGATCTTCGGTTTTCCATGTGAAGCCGTCGCCCAGGGCATGCCATTCCATGTTGGGAAACATTTTGGCCGCTTTTTCCTCACCGGTCGGCCAGGCGCCCTTGATGAACTGAATGACGCAAACGTTCATTCCCCATCCCGCGGCGCGAAAGGCCATGCCGAAGGCGCTGCTTGACTTGCCCTTGCCGTTGCCGGTCAGAACCAGGACCCGTCCCAATCGTTTTTTTTTGTGTTCCAAGGTTACCCCTCTTTGGTTGCGGACAGGAAACGGCGTTGCGATGGAAGGGTCCGTTTCTGTCCGTTTCAGTGGAATTTTCCCGTCACCAGGAATTGATGCGCAAGATGAGCGGTTTTCCGGGAGAGTACCATTCCCAGGTGGACATGGTCCACGGTGGCATGCGCGGCCCCTTCCAGACAGGTTTCGGCAATCTGAACGGTACCATCGCTGGGTCCCTCCATGCCAAGAATCAGGTGACTCAATCCCAGGGGAAGCCTTCCGGCGATGACACCGATTTCACGACCGGGGGGGACGGCGCGGGGACCACCCGAATAGAGCCCCTGGTCCATGCTGCCACCCAACAGGATGGCGCCGAACGGCCAACGGCTGAGTCTTCGGGCGGTCAGACACCCGCGAAAGGGGGTCGCCATGGCGACCATGCGCCCGATGACTGCCTGGGGATGCTGGTAGAGCATGTGCAACGCCACCAATCCTCCGAGGCTGTGGCACACCAGATGGACGGGAGGTGCCGATTTTGCTTGTTCCATTTCCTTTCCGAAGGCGGTTTCCAGAAAACGCCACAGGCCATGGGCATTGTCGAGCAACCCGGCCCGGACGGTGGGATATTTGAAAAACAGGGTGTTGTAGCCCAGCTTTTCCAGTCTTCTGGCCATCGGTTTGAGTTCCGTGCCATCCAACCAGAGGCCGTGGACCATGACGACCGTTCCAATCTTGTCCTTCATGCGCCGCATCGATCATCGCAAGGGTTGCCGGGGCCTGGGTGTCATCCCTTTCCGCGGGATGTTCAGGGGCCGGGGATGAATGATTTTTCCATCGTTTGCGTCCAATGCCAGTTTATACCATCATTTATTGCTCTTTGAAATGCCGGCTGCAAACTTTCGTTCATCTGGATCGAAAAAAAGAGGCGGTGAATTTGTCGGATCGAAGCGTTGCCCGATGTGTGTTCAGCCGCAGCGGCGGCGGATCAGCAGGGTCTGGTAAAGTTGTCCCAGGGCCGAACGAAGCTCGGCATCGGAGACATTGGCGACCATGCGGGCCGCTTTTTCCGACTCTTCGGGAAGTGGGGGGGGGAGCTTTTCGCGGGGTGCGGGTGCGGAAGATGGTGTGGGTCGATGACGCAGGGTTCCCTGGACCAGGCGGATGTCGCGGATGTCGCTGCCAGGGCTTGCCTTGGCGAGGGCGGCGAGAATGATGGGTTTGATGTGGAGCAGTTGGGTGACCCAGACGGAGGCATCGACGCGGATTGTGAGCAGGCCATTGAGAAGTCGTTGCGGTTCGGTATGTCCGGCAATCTGTTCCCCCACGGCTTGGCGCCAGGTTTCGCGCAGAAAATGGGCTTTCGTTTGCGGTCGTTCGCGAAAGCCTGCGGTCAGTTGGGCGACGACCTCATCGACGGCGACGAAGCGGTTGGATGGCCGCGACGGGCTGGGGGGAAGGACGTTTTTTCCGTCCCGTGCTGAAATACCATGGTCCATGCGTCGATCCTGTATGCCGGTCTTGCCATGCGCTTAAGGGAAGGGTACCCTGGAGTTCATGAATATTCAACACATTCGTGCCTTGAAGAAGGGGTTGGATCATCTTTTGGCGGACCGCCCCGACAAAACCCTGGCGATCGCTGCGCGGGTATTGGAACAGGATCCGGGAAACGGCGAGGGGTGGTTTTTGTCGGGAGTCGCCTGCCAGAGGATGGGACGGCATCGGCAGGCTTTGGACCATCTGGACCAGGCCTGTCGTCTTGCTCCCGATGTCGCCGATTATTTCAGTCACCGGGGCTTGGTGTGGTATCACCTTGGCTGCTTCGGGGAAAGCCTGGACGATTACGCGCGGAGTTTGGCGCTCCGACCGGATGATCCGGAAACCCTGGGCAACCTGGCGCGGTTGCATGTTGCAATGCATCGGCCCGATCTGGCACGACCTCTGTTGGAAAAGGCGCTCCTTCATGATCCCGACAATGCCGCGTTGCTGGGTGACCTTGGCGTTTGTCATGTGGCGCTGAAGCGCCTTGCGGAGGGCATCGCCTGTTATCGCGCTGCCTTGGAACGTGATTTCGCCGATGCCGACATCCATTACAATCTGAGCCGGGCCTTGTTGATGTCGGGGGCGTATGAGGAAGGATGGCGGGAGAACGAATGGCGCTGGAAGAGCCGTCATTATCGCGGGGTCGAAAAAAACTTCCCAGCGCCTGAATGGAACGGCGAACCGTTGGCGGGAAAGAGCATCCTGTTGCTTCAGGAACAGGGGTTCGGAGATGCCATCCAGATGATTCGGTACGCTCCTTTGCTCGCCCGAAGGGGCGGGTGTGTCCGGGTTTTGTGCGAACCGCTCCTCGAACGTCTGTTCGCGGCGATGCCATCGGTCGTGGAGGTTGGGGTCCCCGGTTCTTCTCTGTCCCGTTCCGACTGGTGCCTTCCCATGCTTTCCCTGCCCCTTCGGTTCGATACCCGTCTGGCGACCATTCCCCGGGATATTCCCTATCTCAAGGCACCGGAAGGGCTGACGATTCCGGGATGGCGCCTGGGGCGTGGACGGGATCCGGTGGTTGGATTGATCTGGCGGGGCAAGTCCCGGGGACAATTGAACGCCTGCGATTTCGCACCGATCTTCTCCATCGGCGGGATTCGTT belongs to Magnetococcales bacterium and includes:
- a CDS encoding DUF721 domain-containing protein, producing the protein MDHGISARDGKNVLPPSPSRPSNRFVAVDEVVAQLTAGFRERPQTKAHFLRETWRQAVGEQIAGHTEPQRLLNGLLTIRVDASVWVTQLLHIKPIILAALAKASPGSDIRDIRLVQGTLRHRPTPSSAPAPREKLPPPLPEESEKAARMVANVSDAELRSALGQLYQTLLIRRRCG
- the cobO gene encoding cob(I)yrinic acid a,c-diamide adenosyltransferase, with the translated sequence MEHKKKRLGRVLVLTGNGKGKSSSAFGMAFRAAGWGMNVCVIQFIKGAWPTGEEKAAKMFPNMEWHALGDGFTWKTEDPEGDRKKSREIWEFCREKALSGTFDLVVFDEINMALGFGWLTDAEVVHFIQEERPKSLHLILTGRNASKAIMDAADTVTEMGEIKHAFHAGIKACKGVEF
- a CDS encoding alpha/beta hydrolase, with protein sequence MKDKIGTVVMVHGLWLDGTELKPMARRLEKLGYNTLFFKYPTVRAGLLDNAHGLWRFLETAFGKEMEQAKSAPPVHLVCHSLGGLVALHMLYQHPQAVIGRMVAMATPFRGCLTARRLSRWPFGAILLGGSMDQGLYSGGPRAVPPGREIGVIAGRLPLGLSHLILGMEGPSDGTVQIAETCLEGAAHATVDHVHLGMVLSRKTAHLAHQFLVTGKFH
- a CDS encoding tetratricopeptide repeat protein, with the translated sequence MNIQHIRALKKGLDHLLADRPDKTLAIAARVLEQDPGNGEGWFLSGVACQRMGRHRQALDHLDQACRLAPDVADYFSHRGLVWYHLGCFGESLDDYARSLALRPDDPETLGNLARLHVAMHRPDLARPLLEKALLHDPDNAALLGDLGVCHVALKRLAEGIACYRAALERDFADADIHYNLSRALLMSGAYEEGWRENEWRWKSRHYRGVEKNFPAPEWNGEPLAGKSILLLQEQGFGDAIQMIRYAPLLARRGGCVRVLCEPLLERLFAAMPSVVEVGVPGSSLSRSDWCLPMLSLPLRFDTRLATIPRDIPYLKAPEGLTIPGWRLGRGRDPVVGLIWRGKSRGQLNACDFAPIFSIGGIRFFSLQKGLHPGELDGTPVMDTEASLTDFAATARIMTDLDLIVSIETASAHLAGAMGKPVWILIPHASEWRWLDSGTTAPWYPSATLYRQTQPDSWADIIFRLAGDLEQWRRTFVDASSVHG
- a CDS encoding response regulator yields the protein MEHPEKATKKILVVDDIPDFRELMMELLDRGGYQCVMADNAEQARLMIEEERPDIILLDWVMPGVSGVELLRYLKAKVTYAQIPIIMVTARDSEEDRLRVLEIGADDYIVKPIKPPVLMARIQALLHQGTTGSDGTLRVADLYLDLKEQNVLAGDPPVRIELGRIAFRILAFFMSHPDTIHGRESVLKQVWGGDDKVGGRTVDVYIRHLRKALEPWGHHHRIETIRGSGYRFSSSENTKQTLQ